A region from the Vicia villosa cultivar HV-30 ecotype Madison, WI linkage group LG3, Vvil1.0, whole genome shotgun sequence genome encodes:
- the LOC131659065 gene encoding uncharacterized mitochondrial protein AtMg01250-like produces the protein MSVLVNGNPTKEFKVFRGLRQGDPLSPFIFVLVTEGLTGLVRKSIEVGEFQSYSIKGACKVDVLQFADDTLIVGDGNWKHVWAVRAVLRAFEVVSGLGINYHKSKLIGINSNSHFLEVVSHFLSCKLEDSSFYFLGIPIGFSPRKETTWHPFFLKLKNRLEDWTNRCLNLGDRITLLKFVLSSLCIFTMYLFKDAGKGGEKI, from the coding sequence ATGTCGGTGCTAGTTAACGGTAATCCTACTAAGGAGTTTAAAGTTTTTAGAGGTTTGAGGCAAGGAGATCCTCTCTCTCCTTTTATTTTTGTCTTGGTGACGGAAGGTCTTACGGGGCTTGTTAGAAAGTCAATTGAAGTGGGAGAATTTCAAAGTTACTCTATAAAAGGCGCTTGTAAGGTGGAcgttcttcaatttgcggatgacactctaATCGTGGGGGATGGTAATTGGAAACATGTTTGGGCGGTTAGAGCGGTTCTTAGAGCCTTTGAAGTGGTGTCGGGGCTTGGCATTAATTACCATAAAAGTAAGTTGATTGGTATTAATTCTAACTCTCATTTTTTAGAGGTGGTTTCCCACTTTCTTTCTTGTAAATTGGAAGATAGTAGCTTTTATTTTCTTGGTATCCCAATTGGATTCAGTCCTAGGAAGGAAACTACTTGGCATCCTTTTTTTCTTAAGTTGAAGAATCGGTTGGAAGATTGGACGAATCGCTGCTTGAATTTGGGCGATAGAATTACTCTTCTCAAGTTCGTGCTTAGTTCGTTGTGTATTTTTACTATGTATCTTTTTAAAGATGCCGGCAAAGGTGGTGAGAAAATTTAA
- the LOC131659066 gene encoding uncharacterized protein LOC131659066 — protein MVDNQDWGPRPFKFNNEWFALDSFIPFVEKEWKALKVEERGDFILKEKLRLLKDKLKMWNREVFGEIDLEIEEGVRDINIADERLDPNSFDSFDGDLMFRKEASSRLWRNLRIKENMLLQRSKLSWLKEGDSNSGFFHKVMKQRRRHNHIGHILSSRGLVESVEDVREEVFHHFGNKFIEPEEVRPLLDGIDFKAISSEEAVGLEKPFTEYEIKKAVWDCGGNKSPGPDGYSFLFINKCWHFIKDDSIIFFNYFFNGGSISKAITSSFFNLISKSKNPIGLDDYRPICLVGCLYKVVVNFWRGD, from the coding sequence ATGGTGGATAATCAAGATTGGGGTCCAAGACCGTTCAAATTCAACAATGAATGGTTCGCACTCGATTCTTTCATTCCTTTTGTTGAAAAAGAATGGAAAGCTTTGAAGGTGGAAGAAAGAGGAGACTTTATCCTTAAGGAAAAGCTTAGGCTCTTAAAAGACAAACTCAAAATGTGGAATAGGGAGGTGTTTGGGGAGATCGATTTAGAGATTGAAGAAGGAGTGCGTGACATCAATATTGCTGATGAAAGGTTGGATCCCAATTCCTTTGACTCTTTTGATGGTGATTTAATGTTTAGAAAGGAAGCTTCGAGTAGACTTTGGAGGAATTTAAGGATAAAAGAGAATATGcttcttcaaagatctaaattgTCTTGGCTTAAGGAGGGGGATTCGAATAGTGGTTTTTTCCACAAAGTGATGAAACAAAGGAGAAGACATAATCATATAGGTCATATTCTCTCTTCGAGAGGCTTGGTGGAGTCGGTGGAAGATGTTAGGGAGGAGGTTTTTCATCATTTTGGAAATAAATTCATAGAACCGGAAGAGGTGAGACCTTTATTGGATGGTATTGATTTTAAGGCTATTAGTTCCGAGGAGGCGGTGGGGCTTGAAAAACCGTTCACGGAGTATGAGATTAAGAAGGCAGTTTGGGATTGTGGTGGGAATAAGAGTCCGGGTCCAGATGGCTATTCCtttctttttataaataaatgttggcACTTCATCAAAGATGACTCTATCATCTTTTTCAACTATTTCTTTAACGGTGGCTCTATCTCTAAAGCGattacttcttctttttttaatcTTATCTCGAAATCTAAGAATCCGATTGGGTTGGACGATTATAGACCCATTTGCTTGGTGGGATGTTTGTACAAGGTAGTGGTAAACTTTTGGCGGGGAGATTGA